The following are encoded together in the Conger conger chromosome 11, fConCon1.1, whole genome shotgun sequence genome:
- the ccdc125 gene encoding coiled-coil domain-containing protein 125 isoform X4 has protein sequence MKSPRTFLIDSDIIFEISRGCWGVFRERLVMHGGGEQAHEATSVAPEDDMKEGDLGDGLGRKPGGLEAPKPLPHTGLLKRAGGNGSVAFSWKSCRALYSSFHQELEAGRPHTSWRLSGAESLSDLSCEELRQRLQEVSEEVELLRCELEATQRHLEGKHEALKILQGRAMFDKATTHTKTLLQKSEERNKALEKELSAMQWEITFNQVQFKNLERSWKEKYDRMCSENKALSDSVEDRLRELQELKSQNASLSQQCLELVSMLSVQEKKAFQGSLPPHSTLARDTTALELAVLGACHCSSASVRSQCPCSCARTAAASRKQVLQLKQELEVQRRRKEEALTMADAFRIAFEQQLKRKSDHVMRFAEAEGYLRKDTPPTRREEVKGRSVSRAQKLKGMLQSCAEVKMSDDPAEMLRNLLDLLNDKEEALAHQRKVSYMLARHSEDLESRLLQLRGQECEESGRGTEREGWDSRGSGRPFPKHSGAQGNISAGLGSCCPKPSETPGSLSTDSPAAKPSETQRSASFDLDRPSPKPSVIQRSASFDLNRTSPKPPETQRSASIGLDSPSPKHSETEVRPSIDVDRPAPERSETHGGSIEYLDTLVHRLITVKSSRETPLAVASQGDGGFGDGEQQKAEEEEQRREPG, from the exons ATGAAGTCTCCAAGAACTTTTCTAATCGACTCCGACATCATCTTTGAAATCTCTcg AGGTTGTTGGGGTGTTTTTCGGGAGCGACTGGTCATGCACGGCGGCGGGGAGCAAGCCCACGAGGCGACCAGCGTGGCGCCTGAGGACGACATGAAGGAGGGGGACCTGGGAGACGGGCTGGGGAGGAAGCCCGGGGGTCTGGAGGCCCCGAAACCACTGCCCCACACGGGGCTTCTGAAGCGGGCCGGAGGGAACGGGAGCGTGGCCTTCTCCTGGAAGTCATGCAGAGCCCTGTACAGCTCCTTCCATCAGGAGCTGGAGGCGGGGAGGCCTCACACTTCCTGGAGGCTGAGTGGCGCAG AATCCCTCAGTGATCTCTCGTGTGAAGAGCTGAGGCAGAGACTGCAGGAGGTCTCAGAG GAGGTGGAGCTTCTGCGCTGTGAGCTGGAGGCCACCCAGCGCCACCTAGAGGGCAAACATGAAGCACTGAAGATCCTGCAGGGCCGG GCCATGTTCGACAAAGCCACCACTCACACCAAAACGCTGCTGCAGAAGAGCGAGGAGAGGAACAAGGCCTTGGAGAAG GAATTGAGCGCAATGCAGTGGGAGATCACGTTCAACCAGGTGCAGTTCAAGAACCTCGAGCGGTCCTGGAAGGAGAAGTACGACAG GATGTGCAGTGAGAACAAGGCTTTGAGTGACTCCGTGGAGGACAGACTGAGAGAGCTGCAGGAACTGAAGTCGCAAAACGCCT cTCTTAGTCAGCAGTGTCTGGAGCTGGTGTCCATGCTCAGTGTCCAGGAGAAGAAGGCCTTCCAGGgctccctgcccccccacagCACCCTGGCCAGAGACACCACTGCTCTGGAG CTGGCAGTGTTGGGGGCGTGCCACTGCAGCAGTGCCAGTGTGAGATCCCAGTGCCCCTGTTCCTGTGCCAGGACGGCAGCAGCCAGCCGCAAGCAGGTCCTGCAGCTCAAACAGGAG ctggaggtgcagaggaggaggaaggaggaggcgTTGACAATGGCGGACGCGTTTCGGATCGCCTTCGAGCAGCAGCTGAAGAGGAAGAGCGACCATGTCATGAGATTCGCCGAGGCGGAGGGCTACCTGCGGAAGGATACTCCCCCCACCAGGAGGGAAGAAG TGAAGGGGCGCTCAGTCAGCAGGGCTCAGAAACTGAAAGGCATGCTACAGAGCTGTGCCGAGGTCAAGATGTCCGATGACCCGGCGGAGATGCTGCGTAACCTGCTGGACCTG CTGAATGATAAGGAGGAGGCCCTGGCACACCAGAGGAAGGTGAGCTACATGCTGGCCCGCCACTCGGAGGACCTGGAGAGCCGTCTGCTCCAGCTGAgggggcaggagtgtgaggagagcgGCCGGGGAACGGAGCGCGAAGGCTGGGACAGCAGAGGTTCAGGCCGCCCCTTCCCAAAACACTCTGGTGCTCAAGGGAACATTTCTGCAGGCTTGGGCAGCTGCTGCCCAAAACCCTCTGAGACTCCAGGGAGCTTGTCCACAGACAGCCCTGCAGCAAAACCTTCAGAAACGCAGAGGAGTGCTTCTTTTGACTTAGACAGGCCTTCACCAAAACCCTCTGTGATTCAAAGGAGTGCTTCTTTTGACTTAAACAGGACTTCACCAAAACCGCCTGAGACTCAAAGGAGTGCTTCCATAGGATTAGACAGCCCTTCCCCCAAACACTCAGAGACTGAAGTGAGACCTTCTATTGACGTAGACCGCCCTGCACCAGAACGCTCAGAGACTCATGGGGGCAGTATAGAGTACTTGGACACTCTGGTGCATCGCCTGATAACCGTAAAGTCATCCAGGGAGACTCCACTCGCTGTCGCGAGCCAGGGCGATGGTGGGTTTGGGGATGGGGAGCAACAGAAAGCAGAGGAGGAAGAACAGAGGAGAGAACCAGGATGA
- the ccdc125 gene encoding coiled-coil domain-containing protein 125 isoform X1 — translation MKSPRTFLIDSDIIFEISRGCWGVFRERLVMHGGGEQAHEATSVAPEDDMKEGDLGDGLGRKPGGLEAPKPLPHTGLLKRAGGNGSVAFSWKSCRALYSSFHQELEAGRPHTSWRLSGAESLSDLSCEELRQRLQEVSEEVELLRCELEATQRHLEGKHEALKILQGRAMFDKATTHTKTLLQKSEERNKALEKVTGQPSCAAELWELSAMQWEITFNQVQFKNLERSWKEKYDRMCSENKALSDSVEDRLRELQELKSQNASLSQQCLELVSMLSVQEKKAFQGSLPPHSTLARDTTALELAVLGACHCSSASVRSQCPCSCARTAAASRKQVLQLKQELEVQRRRKEEALTMADAFRIAFEQQLKRKSDHVMRFAEAEGYLRKDTPPTRREEVVKGRSVSRAQKLKGMLQSCAEVKMSDDPAEMLRNLLDLLNDKEEALAHQRKVSYMLARHSEDLESRLLQLRGQECEESGRGTEREGWDSRGSGRPFPKHSGAQGNISAGLGSCCPKPSETPGSLSTDSPAAKPSETQRSASFDLDRPSPKPSVIQRSASFDLNRTSPKPPETQRSASIGLDSPSPKHSETEVRPSIDVDRPAPERSETHGGSIEYLDTLVHRLITVKSSRETPLAVASQGDGGFGDGEQQKAEEEEQRREPG, via the exons ATGAAGTCTCCAAGAACTTTTCTAATCGACTCCGACATCATCTTTGAAATCTCTcg AGGTTGTTGGGGTGTTTTTCGGGAGCGACTGGTCATGCACGGCGGCGGGGAGCAAGCCCACGAGGCGACCAGCGTGGCGCCTGAGGACGACATGAAGGAGGGGGACCTGGGAGACGGGCTGGGGAGGAAGCCCGGGGGTCTGGAGGCCCCGAAACCACTGCCCCACACGGGGCTTCTGAAGCGGGCCGGAGGGAACGGGAGCGTGGCCTTCTCCTGGAAGTCATGCAGAGCCCTGTACAGCTCCTTCCATCAGGAGCTGGAGGCGGGGAGGCCTCACACTTCCTGGAGGCTGAGTGGCGCAG AATCCCTCAGTGATCTCTCGTGTGAAGAGCTGAGGCAGAGACTGCAGGAGGTCTCAGAG GAGGTGGAGCTTCTGCGCTGTGAGCTGGAGGCCACCCAGCGCCACCTAGAGGGCAAACATGAAGCACTGAAGATCCTGCAGGGCCGG GCCATGTTCGACAAAGCCACCACTCACACCAAAACGCTGCTGCAGAAGAGCGAGGAGAGGAACAAGGCCTTGGAGAAGGTGACCGGCCAACCCTCTTGCGCTGCTGAGCTTTGG GAATTGAGCGCAATGCAGTGGGAGATCACGTTCAACCAGGTGCAGTTCAAGAACCTCGAGCGGTCCTGGAAGGAGAAGTACGACAG GATGTGCAGTGAGAACAAGGCTTTGAGTGACTCCGTGGAGGACAGACTGAGAGAGCTGCAGGAACTGAAGTCGCAAAACGCCT cTCTTAGTCAGCAGTGTCTGGAGCTGGTGTCCATGCTCAGTGTCCAGGAGAAGAAGGCCTTCCAGGgctccctgcccccccacagCACCCTGGCCAGAGACACCACTGCTCTGGAG CTGGCAGTGTTGGGGGCGTGCCACTGCAGCAGTGCCAGTGTGAGATCCCAGTGCCCCTGTTCCTGTGCCAGGACGGCAGCAGCCAGCCGCAAGCAGGTCCTGCAGCTCAAACAGGAG ctggaggtgcagaggaggaggaaggaggaggcgTTGACAATGGCGGACGCGTTTCGGATCGCCTTCGAGCAGCAGCTGAAGAGGAAGAGCGACCATGTCATGAGATTCGCCGAGGCGGAGGGCTACCTGCGGAAGGATACTCCCCCCACCAGGAGGGAAGAAG TAGTGAAGGGGCGCTCAGTCAGCAGGGCTCAGAAACTGAAAGGCATGCTACAGAGCTGTGCCGAGGTCAAGATGTCCGATGACCCGGCGGAGATGCTGCGTAACCTGCTGGACCTG CTGAATGATAAGGAGGAGGCCCTGGCACACCAGAGGAAGGTGAGCTACATGCTGGCCCGCCACTCGGAGGACCTGGAGAGCCGTCTGCTCCAGCTGAgggggcaggagtgtgaggagagcgGCCGGGGAACGGAGCGCGAAGGCTGGGACAGCAGAGGTTCAGGCCGCCCCTTCCCAAAACACTCTGGTGCTCAAGGGAACATTTCTGCAGGCTTGGGCAGCTGCTGCCCAAAACCCTCTGAGACTCCAGGGAGCTTGTCCACAGACAGCCCTGCAGCAAAACCTTCAGAAACGCAGAGGAGTGCTTCTTTTGACTTAGACAGGCCTTCACCAAAACCCTCTGTGATTCAAAGGAGTGCTTCTTTTGACTTAAACAGGACTTCACCAAAACCGCCTGAGACTCAAAGGAGTGCTTCCATAGGATTAGACAGCCCTTCCCCCAAACACTCAGAGACTGAAGTGAGACCTTCTATTGACGTAGACCGCCCTGCACCAGAACGCTCAGAGACTCATGGGGGCAGTATAGAGTACTTGGACACTCTGGTGCATCGCCTGATAACCGTAAAGTCATCCAGGGAGACTCCACTCGCTGTCGCGAGCCAGGGCGATGGTGGGTTTGGGGATGGGGAGCAACAGAAAGCAGAGGAGGAAGAACAGAGGAGAGAACCAGGATGA
- the ccdc125 gene encoding coiled-coil domain-containing protein 125 isoform X2 has translation MKSPRTFLIDSDIIFEISRGCWGVFRERLVMHGGGEQAHEATSVAPEDDMKEGDLGDGLGRKPGGLEAPKPLPHTGLLKRAGGNGSVAFSWKSCRALYSSFHQELEAGRPHTSWRLSGAESLSDLSCEELRQRLQEVSEEVELLRCELEATQRHLEGKHEALKILQGRAMFDKATTHTKTLLQKSEERNKALEKVTGQPSCAAELWELSAMQWEITFNQVQFKNLERSWKEKYDRMCSENKALSDSVEDRLRELQELKSQNASLSQQCLELVSMLSVQEKKAFQGSLPPHSTLARDTTALELAVLGACHCSSASVRSQCPCSCARTAAASRKQVLQLKQELEVQRRRKEEALTMADAFRIAFEQQLKRKSDHVMRFAEAEGYLRKDTPPTRREEVKGRSVSRAQKLKGMLQSCAEVKMSDDPAEMLRNLLDLLNDKEEALAHQRKVSYMLARHSEDLESRLLQLRGQECEESGRGTEREGWDSRGSGRPFPKHSGAQGNISAGLGSCCPKPSETPGSLSTDSPAAKPSETQRSASFDLDRPSPKPSVIQRSASFDLNRTSPKPPETQRSASIGLDSPSPKHSETEVRPSIDVDRPAPERSETHGGSIEYLDTLVHRLITVKSSRETPLAVASQGDGGFGDGEQQKAEEEEQRREPG, from the exons ATGAAGTCTCCAAGAACTTTTCTAATCGACTCCGACATCATCTTTGAAATCTCTcg AGGTTGTTGGGGTGTTTTTCGGGAGCGACTGGTCATGCACGGCGGCGGGGAGCAAGCCCACGAGGCGACCAGCGTGGCGCCTGAGGACGACATGAAGGAGGGGGACCTGGGAGACGGGCTGGGGAGGAAGCCCGGGGGTCTGGAGGCCCCGAAACCACTGCCCCACACGGGGCTTCTGAAGCGGGCCGGAGGGAACGGGAGCGTGGCCTTCTCCTGGAAGTCATGCAGAGCCCTGTACAGCTCCTTCCATCAGGAGCTGGAGGCGGGGAGGCCTCACACTTCCTGGAGGCTGAGTGGCGCAG AATCCCTCAGTGATCTCTCGTGTGAAGAGCTGAGGCAGAGACTGCAGGAGGTCTCAGAG GAGGTGGAGCTTCTGCGCTGTGAGCTGGAGGCCACCCAGCGCCACCTAGAGGGCAAACATGAAGCACTGAAGATCCTGCAGGGCCGG GCCATGTTCGACAAAGCCACCACTCACACCAAAACGCTGCTGCAGAAGAGCGAGGAGAGGAACAAGGCCTTGGAGAAGGTGACCGGCCAACCCTCTTGCGCTGCTGAGCTTTGG GAATTGAGCGCAATGCAGTGGGAGATCACGTTCAACCAGGTGCAGTTCAAGAACCTCGAGCGGTCCTGGAAGGAGAAGTACGACAG GATGTGCAGTGAGAACAAGGCTTTGAGTGACTCCGTGGAGGACAGACTGAGAGAGCTGCAGGAACTGAAGTCGCAAAACGCCT cTCTTAGTCAGCAGTGTCTGGAGCTGGTGTCCATGCTCAGTGTCCAGGAGAAGAAGGCCTTCCAGGgctccctgcccccccacagCACCCTGGCCAGAGACACCACTGCTCTGGAG CTGGCAGTGTTGGGGGCGTGCCACTGCAGCAGTGCCAGTGTGAGATCCCAGTGCCCCTGTTCCTGTGCCAGGACGGCAGCAGCCAGCCGCAAGCAGGTCCTGCAGCTCAAACAGGAG ctggaggtgcagaggaggaggaaggaggaggcgTTGACAATGGCGGACGCGTTTCGGATCGCCTTCGAGCAGCAGCTGAAGAGGAAGAGCGACCATGTCATGAGATTCGCCGAGGCGGAGGGCTACCTGCGGAAGGATACTCCCCCCACCAGGAGGGAAGAAG TGAAGGGGCGCTCAGTCAGCAGGGCTCAGAAACTGAAAGGCATGCTACAGAGCTGTGCCGAGGTCAAGATGTCCGATGACCCGGCGGAGATGCTGCGTAACCTGCTGGACCTG CTGAATGATAAGGAGGAGGCCCTGGCACACCAGAGGAAGGTGAGCTACATGCTGGCCCGCCACTCGGAGGACCTGGAGAGCCGTCTGCTCCAGCTGAgggggcaggagtgtgaggagagcgGCCGGGGAACGGAGCGCGAAGGCTGGGACAGCAGAGGTTCAGGCCGCCCCTTCCCAAAACACTCTGGTGCTCAAGGGAACATTTCTGCAGGCTTGGGCAGCTGCTGCCCAAAACCCTCTGAGACTCCAGGGAGCTTGTCCACAGACAGCCCTGCAGCAAAACCTTCAGAAACGCAGAGGAGTGCTTCTTTTGACTTAGACAGGCCTTCACCAAAACCCTCTGTGATTCAAAGGAGTGCTTCTTTTGACTTAAACAGGACTTCACCAAAACCGCCTGAGACTCAAAGGAGTGCTTCCATAGGATTAGACAGCCCTTCCCCCAAACACTCAGAGACTGAAGTGAGACCTTCTATTGACGTAGACCGCCCTGCACCAGAACGCTCAGAGACTCATGGGGGCAGTATAGAGTACTTGGACACTCTGGTGCATCGCCTGATAACCGTAAAGTCATCCAGGGAGACTCCACTCGCTGTCGCGAGCCAGGGCGATGGTGGGTTTGGGGATGGGGAGCAACAGAAAGCAGAGGAGGAAGAACAGAGGAGAGAACCAGGATGA
- the ccdc125 gene encoding coiled-coil domain-containing protein 125 isoform X5: MHGGGEQAHEATSVAPEDDMKEGDLGDGLGRKPGGLEAPKPLPHTGLLKRAGGNGSVAFSWKSCRALYSSFHQELEAGRPHTSWRLSGAESLSDLSCEELRQRLQEVSEEVELLRCELEATQRHLEGKHEALKILQGRAMFDKATTHTKTLLQKSEERNKALEKVTGQPSCAAELWELSAMQWEITFNQVQFKNLERSWKEKYDRMCSENKALSDSVEDRLRELQELKSQNASLSQQCLELVSMLSVQEKKAFQGSLPPHSTLARDTTALELAVLGACHCSSASVRSQCPCSCARTAAASRKQVLQLKQELEVQRRRKEEALTMADAFRIAFEQQLKRKSDHVMRFAEAEGYLRKDTPPTRREEVVKGRSVSRAQKLKGMLQSCAEVKMSDDPAEMLRNLLDLLNDKEEALAHQRKVSYMLARHSEDLESRLLQLRGQECEESGRGTEREGWDSRGSGRPFPKHSGAQGNISAGLGSCCPKPSETPGSLSTDSPAAKPSETQRSASFDLDRPSPKPSVIQRSASFDLNRTSPKPPETQRSASIGLDSPSPKHSETEVRPSIDVDRPAPERSETHGGSIEYLDTLVHRLITVKSSRETPLAVASQGDGGFGDGEQQKAEEEEQRREPG, encoded by the exons ATGCACGGCGGCGGGGAGCAAGCCCACGAGGCGACCAGCGTGGCGCCTGAGGACGACATGAAGGAGGGGGACCTGGGAGACGGGCTGGGGAGGAAGCCCGGGGGTCTGGAGGCCCCGAAACCACTGCCCCACACGGGGCTTCTGAAGCGGGCCGGAGGGAACGGGAGCGTGGCCTTCTCCTGGAAGTCATGCAGAGCCCTGTACAGCTCCTTCCATCAGGAGCTGGAGGCGGGGAGGCCTCACACTTCCTGGAGGCTGAGTGGCGCAG AATCCCTCAGTGATCTCTCGTGTGAAGAGCTGAGGCAGAGACTGCAGGAGGTCTCAGAG GAGGTGGAGCTTCTGCGCTGTGAGCTGGAGGCCACCCAGCGCCACCTAGAGGGCAAACATGAAGCACTGAAGATCCTGCAGGGCCGG GCCATGTTCGACAAAGCCACCACTCACACCAAAACGCTGCTGCAGAAGAGCGAGGAGAGGAACAAGGCCTTGGAGAAGGTGACCGGCCAACCCTCTTGCGCTGCTGAGCTTTGG GAATTGAGCGCAATGCAGTGGGAGATCACGTTCAACCAGGTGCAGTTCAAGAACCTCGAGCGGTCCTGGAAGGAGAAGTACGACAG GATGTGCAGTGAGAACAAGGCTTTGAGTGACTCCGTGGAGGACAGACTGAGAGAGCTGCAGGAACTGAAGTCGCAAAACGCCT cTCTTAGTCAGCAGTGTCTGGAGCTGGTGTCCATGCTCAGTGTCCAGGAGAAGAAGGCCTTCCAGGgctccctgcccccccacagCACCCTGGCCAGAGACACCACTGCTCTGGAG CTGGCAGTGTTGGGGGCGTGCCACTGCAGCAGTGCCAGTGTGAGATCCCAGTGCCCCTGTTCCTGTGCCAGGACGGCAGCAGCCAGCCGCAAGCAGGTCCTGCAGCTCAAACAGGAG ctggaggtgcagaggaggaggaaggaggaggcgTTGACAATGGCGGACGCGTTTCGGATCGCCTTCGAGCAGCAGCTGAAGAGGAAGAGCGACCATGTCATGAGATTCGCCGAGGCGGAGGGCTACCTGCGGAAGGATACTCCCCCCACCAGGAGGGAAGAAG TAGTGAAGGGGCGCTCAGTCAGCAGGGCTCAGAAACTGAAAGGCATGCTACAGAGCTGTGCCGAGGTCAAGATGTCCGATGACCCGGCGGAGATGCTGCGTAACCTGCTGGACCTG CTGAATGATAAGGAGGAGGCCCTGGCACACCAGAGGAAGGTGAGCTACATGCTGGCCCGCCACTCGGAGGACCTGGAGAGCCGTCTGCTCCAGCTGAgggggcaggagtgtgaggagagcgGCCGGGGAACGGAGCGCGAAGGCTGGGACAGCAGAGGTTCAGGCCGCCCCTTCCCAAAACACTCTGGTGCTCAAGGGAACATTTCTGCAGGCTTGGGCAGCTGCTGCCCAAAACCCTCTGAGACTCCAGGGAGCTTGTCCACAGACAGCCCTGCAGCAAAACCTTCAGAAACGCAGAGGAGTGCTTCTTTTGACTTAGACAGGCCTTCACCAAAACCCTCTGTGATTCAAAGGAGTGCTTCTTTTGACTTAAACAGGACTTCACCAAAACCGCCTGAGACTCAAAGGAGTGCTTCCATAGGATTAGACAGCCCTTCCCCCAAACACTCAGAGACTGAAGTGAGACCTTCTATTGACGTAGACCGCCCTGCACCAGAACGCTCAGAGACTCATGGGGGCAGTATAGAGTACTTGGACACTCTGGTGCATCGCCTGATAACCGTAAAGTCATCCAGGGAGACTCCACTCGCTGTCGCGAGCCAGGGCGATGGTGGGTTTGGGGATGGGGAGCAACAGAAAGCAGAGGAGGAAGAACAGAGGAGAGAACCAGGATGA
- the ccdc125 gene encoding coiled-coil domain-containing protein 125 isoform X3, which produces MKSPRTFLIDSDIIFEISRGCWGVFRERLVMHGGGEQAHEATSVAPEDDMKEGDLGDGLGRKPGGLEAPKPLPHTGLLKRAGGNGSVAFSWKSCRALYSSFHQELEAGRPHTSWRLSGAESLSDLSCEELRQRLQEVSEEVELLRCELEATQRHLEGKHEALKILQGRAMFDKATTHTKTLLQKSEERNKALEKELSAMQWEITFNQVQFKNLERSWKEKYDRMCSENKALSDSVEDRLRELQELKSQNASLSQQCLELVSMLSVQEKKAFQGSLPPHSTLARDTTALELAVLGACHCSSASVRSQCPCSCARTAAASRKQVLQLKQELEVQRRRKEEALTMADAFRIAFEQQLKRKSDHVMRFAEAEGYLRKDTPPTRREEVVKGRSVSRAQKLKGMLQSCAEVKMSDDPAEMLRNLLDLLNDKEEALAHQRKVSYMLARHSEDLESRLLQLRGQECEESGRGTEREGWDSRGSGRPFPKHSGAQGNISAGLGSCCPKPSETPGSLSTDSPAAKPSETQRSASFDLDRPSPKPSVIQRSASFDLNRTSPKPPETQRSASIGLDSPSPKHSETEVRPSIDVDRPAPERSETHGGSIEYLDTLVHRLITVKSSRETPLAVASQGDGGFGDGEQQKAEEEEQRREPG; this is translated from the exons ATGAAGTCTCCAAGAACTTTTCTAATCGACTCCGACATCATCTTTGAAATCTCTcg AGGTTGTTGGGGTGTTTTTCGGGAGCGACTGGTCATGCACGGCGGCGGGGAGCAAGCCCACGAGGCGACCAGCGTGGCGCCTGAGGACGACATGAAGGAGGGGGACCTGGGAGACGGGCTGGGGAGGAAGCCCGGGGGTCTGGAGGCCCCGAAACCACTGCCCCACACGGGGCTTCTGAAGCGGGCCGGAGGGAACGGGAGCGTGGCCTTCTCCTGGAAGTCATGCAGAGCCCTGTACAGCTCCTTCCATCAGGAGCTGGAGGCGGGGAGGCCTCACACTTCCTGGAGGCTGAGTGGCGCAG AATCCCTCAGTGATCTCTCGTGTGAAGAGCTGAGGCAGAGACTGCAGGAGGTCTCAGAG GAGGTGGAGCTTCTGCGCTGTGAGCTGGAGGCCACCCAGCGCCACCTAGAGGGCAAACATGAAGCACTGAAGATCCTGCAGGGCCGG GCCATGTTCGACAAAGCCACCACTCACACCAAAACGCTGCTGCAGAAGAGCGAGGAGAGGAACAAGGCCTTGGAGAAG GAATTGAGCGCAATGCAGTGGGAGATCACGTTCAACCAGGTGCAGTTCAAGAACCTCGAGCGGTCCTGGAAGGAGAAGTACGACAG GATGTGCAGTGAGAACAAGGCTTTGAGTGACTCCGTGGAGGACAGACTGAGAGAGCTGCAGGAACTGAAGTCGCAAAACGCCT cTCTTAGTCAGCAGTGTCTGGAGCTGGTGTCCATGCTCAGTGTCCAGGAGAAGAAGGCCTTCCAGGgctccctgcccccccacagCACCCTGGCCAGAGACACCACTGCTCTGGAG CTGGCAGTGTTGGGGGCGTGCCACTGCAGCAGTGCCAGTGTGAGATCCCAGTGCCCCTGTTCCTGTGCCAGGACGGCAGCAGCCAGCCGCAAGCAGGTCCTGCAGCTCAAACAGGAG ctggaggtgcagaggaggaggaaggaggaggcgTTGACAATGGCGGACGCGTTTCGGATCGCCTTCGAGCAGCAGCTGAAGAGGAAGAGCGACCATGTCATGAGATTCGCCGAGGCGGAGGGCTACCTGCGGAAGGATACTCCCCCCACCAGGAGGGAAGAAG TAGTGAAGGGGCGCTCAGTCAGCAGGGCTCAGAAACTGAAAGGCATGCTACAGAGCTGTGCCGAGGTCAAGATGTCCGATGACCCGGCGGAGATGCTGCGTAACCTGCTGGACCTG CTGAATGATAAGGAGGAGGCCCTGGCACACCAGAGGAAGGTGAGCTACATGCTGGCCCGCCACTCGGAGGACCTGGAGAGCCGTCTGCTCCAGCTGAgggggcaggagtgtgaggagagcgGCCGGGGAACGGAGCGCGAAGGCTGGGACAGCAGAGGTTCAGGCCGCCCCTTCCCAAAACACTCTGGTGCTCAAGGGAACATTTCTGCAGGCTTGGGCAGCTGCTGCCCAAAACCCTCTGAGACTCCAGGGAGCTTGTCCACAGACAGCCCTGCAGCAAAACCTTCAGAAACGCAGAGGAGTGCTTCTTTTGACTTAGACAGGCCTTCACCAAAACCCTCTGTGATTCAAAGGAGTGCTTCTTTTGACTTAAACAGGACTTCACCAAAACCGCCTGAGACTCAAAGGAGTGCTTCCATAGGATTAGACAGCCCTTCCCCCAAACACTCAGAGACTGAAGTGAGACCTTCTATTGACGTAGACCGCCCTGCACCAGAACGCTCAGAGACTCATGGGGGCAGTATAGAGTACTTGGACACTCTGGTGCATCGCCTGATAACCGTAAAGTCATCCAGGGAGACTCCACTCGCTGTCGCGAGCCAGGGCGATGGTGGGTTTGGGGATGGGGAGCAACAGAAAGCAGAGGAGGAAGAACAGAGGAGAGAACCAGGATGA